One Kineococcus aurantiacus genomic window carries:
- a CDS encoding WXG100 family type VII secretion target — MANLNVTYDDMSSAATNLEHGKSEIADKLARLKALVDSLVSGGYVTDRSSVAFKDSYDEFNTGITQVLEGLSGMSGYLRTAAQTLSDTDSQLAASLGR, encoded by the coding sequence ATGGCGAACCTGAACGTCACCTACGACGACATGAGCAGCGCGGCGACCAACCTGGAGCACGGCAAGTCCGAGATCGCCGACAAGCTCGCCCGGCTCAAGGCGCTCGTCGACTCCCTCGTCTCCGGCGGGTACGTCACCGACCGCTCCTCGGTCGCGTTCAAGGACTCCTACGACGAGTTCAACACCGGGATCACCCAGGTCCTCGAGGGGCTGTCCGGGATGTCCGGCTACCTCAGGACGGCCGCCCAGACGCTGTCCGACACCGACTCCCAGCTCGCGGCCAGCCTCGGTCGCTGA
- a CDS encoding pseudouridine synthase: protein MSPQAPRGGGRGQGRPQRPTGGRGRGPQASGATGKAGAPRRGQGTGKGAAQGAGKTAQGGRPAARRGAAKRMTDQIAPAPQPPRRGPAQVKPRPGVDVHDPEGVRLQKVLAQAGAGSRRACEEMIAAGRVTVDGEVVTELGVRIDPTRQVVHVDGMRFTIDDELVYILVNKPKGVVSTMYDEQDRLNLADMVGPREQRLFHVGRLDLETEGLILLTNDGALTHRLQHPSFGVQKTYLAEVRGPVKKDLGKNLRAGVELEDGPVAVDSFKLVDSKPGYALVEVVLHEGRKHVVRRLLEAEGYPVLKLVRVQMGPIVLGDLKPGKNRRLTRGEVQQLMAVAGL from the coding sequence ATGAGCCCGCAGGCACCCCGCGGCGGCGGCCGAGGCCAGGGCCGCCCCCAGCGACCCACCGGCGGCCGGGGCCGGGGACCGCAGGCCTCCGGCGCCACCGGCAAGGCGGGCGCACCGCGCCGCGGCCAGGGCACCGGCAAGGGCGCGGCTCAGGGCGCCGGGAAGACCGCGCAGGGCGGGCGCCCCGCCGCGCGCCGGGGCGCGGCCAAGCGCATGACCGACCAGATCGCGCCCGCCCCCCAGCCGCCCCGCCGGGGCCCGGCCCAGGTCAAGCCGCGTCCGGGCGTCGACGTCCACGACCCCGAGGGCGTGCGCCTGCAGAAGGTCCTGGCCCAGGCCGGGGCGGGCTCGCGCCGCGCGTGCGAGGAGATGATCGCCGCCGGGCGCGTCACGGTCGACGGCGAGGTCGTCACCGAGCTCGGCGTCCGCATCGACCCGACCCGCCAGGTCGTCCACGTCGACGGCATGCGCTTCACCATCGACGACGAGCTCGTCTACATCCTCGTCAACAAGCCCAAGGGCGTCGTGTCGACGATGTACGACGAGCAGGACCGGCTGAACCTGGCCGACATGGTGGGCCCGCGCGAGCAGCGCCTGTTCCACGTGGGCCGCCTGGACCTGGAGACCGAGGGGCTCATCCTGCTCACCAACGACGGGGCGCTGACCCACCGGCTGCAGCACCCCTCCTTCGGCGTGCAGAAGACGTACCTGGCCGAGGTCCGCGGGCCCGTCAAGAAGGACCTGGGCAAGAACCTGCGCGCGGGCGTGGAGCTGGAGGACGGCCCCGTGGCCGTCGACTCCTTCAAACTCGTCGACTCCAAGCCGGGGTACGCCCTCGTCGAGGTCGTCCTGCACGAGGGCCGCAAGCACGTCGTGCGCCGCCTCCTGGAGGCCGAGGGCTACCCCGTCCTGAAGCTGGTGCGCGTGCAGATGGGCCCGATCGTGCTGGGCGACCTCAAGCCCGGCAAGAACCGCCGCCTCACCCGCGGCGAGGTCCAGCAGCTCATGGCGGTCGCGGGCCTGTGA
- a CDS encoding FtsK/SpoIIIE domain-containing protein, with the protein MRLAVTVVDPRAGQRRDVVVEADPRTPLTDLAAALGTGDARLFHDGAELDPGTLLGDSGVHEGAVLSLHDASGCVPGEPGGLVELRVVGGDGAGAVHRLGVGEHVVGPSGTVRVAGPAAVRVAVAVTGAVTLARVGGAPRLETADLQDPQLWTPGDLLDLGRSVLGVGRPGAPDAVLGPAAPSAEDVVGLDFNRPPRLLPPERTTRFRLPQPPADPVRRPFPVVAALVPLLMSVVMVAVTGSYRYLAIGLLSPVAVVANAVVDRRAGRTSHREVLARYRQRKSAVERDAAQALVTERRARRQVAPDPAELLLTAVGPRARLWERRRHDADHLVVRLGLADLPSDVVLEDPEQPEHRRQVSRTAHRVPVTVGLADHPVTGVAGPAARDVAVRLLVQLAVLQSPRDVSFHVLTSPAGLPAWEWVRWVPHARAEPGGGAGVFVGTTSQTWARRVGELTAALEERRRALAAAGRGAGLDAPDLVVVLDGARRLRALPGVVTLLTEGPALGIRVVCCDEDPRSLPEECTAVVEPGPDGTLVVRRQRHPAVTGVVADVPGPAWAPRIARALAPLRDAGGDDGGAALPASSRLLDVLDLEPPTPQAVAARWLLQPASTTAVVGESLDGPFGVDLRADGPHGLIAGTTGSGKSELLQTIVASLAVANRPDAMTFVLVDYKGGAAFKDCVDLPHTVGMVTDLDTHLVGRALTSLGAELRRREHLLAAVGAKDLEDHDDLRRADPAIAALPRLLIVIDEFASLARELPDFVTGLVDVAQRGRSLGIHLLLATQRPTGVVSAEIRANTNLRIALRVTDAGESSDVLDAPDAARIPASAPGRAYVKLGHGSLVPFQSGRVGGRRPGVRDDAEVPPPWSAPWPGSDLGLPAPRRPKGAAAPEDASRTDLRELVEAVRGAAEHLRVPAPHSPWLPALPDLLTTAALPGPEGPLAAAFGLVDVPEHQRREPLRFDLDRDGHLYVVGAPRSGRSQVLRTLAAGLAERTSSADLHLYGLDCGGGALLALAALPHTGAVVQRTETDRAVRLLSRLREEVLRRQGELGALGVADATEQRAAARAAGRDPWPHLVLLLDRWEGFLGGLAELDAQAPLDLVTALLREGAGVGVHVVVAGDRQLLTGRTGTLVEDKLLLRLTDRADAALVGLSARQVPERMPRGRVLLARTGGQEAQVAVLGEDPSGPAQVAALAALAERLRARDAGLARARRPFRLDSLPAQLDFGQAMALTPTGSGRLVALVGVGGDDLTGLGPDLLAGAGTAVVAGPARSGRSTVLLTMAHALLEQGAQLVVAAPRPSPLRDLAGRPGVRAVLTGQDLTVAELEPVLGAAAGPAVLVVDDAELLRNCAADGWLAGFVSRAGRDGSGVLLAGETSEVASGFSNWQVPLRRNRCGVLIAPADALAGDLVGVRVPRSALGASAQPGRVLLHTGDGELRTVLVPRSVA; encoded by the coding sequence GTGCGCCTGGCCGTGACGGTCGTCGACCCCCGCGCCGGGCAGCGCCGTGACGTCGTCGTCGAGGCCGACCCGCGCACCCCCCTGACCGACCTCGCCGCGGCGCTGGGGACCGGGGACGCGCGGCTGTTCCACGACGGGGCCGAACTGGACCCGGGGACCCTGCTGGGCGACTCGGGCGTCCACGAGGGCGCCGTGCTCAGCCTGCACGACGCCAGCGGCTGCGTCCCCGGCGAACCGGGCGGCCTGGTGGAACTGCGCGTCGTCGGCGGCGACGGCGCCGGGGCGGTGCACCGCCTGGGCGTGGGTGAGCACGTCGTCGGGCCGTCGGGGACCGTGCGGGTCGCCGGGCCCGCCGCGGTGCGGGTGGCCGTCGCCGTGACGGGCGCCGTCACCCTCGCACGGGTCGGGGGCGCACCCCGGCTGGAGACCGCCGACCTCCAGGACCCGCAGCTGTGGACCCCCGGGGACCTCCTGGACCTGGGGCGCTCCGTGCTGGGCGTCGGCCGCCCCGGCGCGCCCGACGCCGTCCTGGGACCGGCGGCCCCCTCGGCCGAGGACGTCGTGGGCCTGGACTTCAACCGTCCCCCGCGGCTGCTGCCGCCGGAGCGGACCACGCGGTTCCGGCTGCCCCAGCCGCCGGCGGACCCGGTGCGCCGGCCGTTCCCGGTCGTGGCGGCCCTCGTCCCGCTGCTCATGAGCGTGGTCATGGTCGCGGTGACCGGCAGCTACCGCTACCTCGCGATCGGCCTGCTCAGCCCCGTCGCCGTGGTCGCCAACGCCGTCGTGGACCGCCGGGCCGGGCGCACGAGCCACCGCGAGGTCCTGGCCCGGTACCGGCAGCGCAAGAGCGCCGTCGAGCGCGACGCCGCGCAGGCCCTCGTCACCGAGCGCCGCGCGCGCCGGCAGGTCGCCCCCGACCCCGCCGAGCTGCTCCTGACCGCCGTCGGGCCGCGCGCCCGCCTGTGGGAGCGCCGCCGCCACGACGCCGACCACCTCGTCGTGCGGCTCGGCCTGGCCGACCTGCCCTCCGACGTCGTCCTGGAGGACCCCGAGCAGCCCGAGCACCGGCGGCAGGTCAGCCGGACCGCCCACCGGGTCCCGGTGACGGTCGGCCTCGCCGACCACCCCGTCACGGGCGTCGCGGGCCCGGCGGCCCGCGACGTCGCCGTGCGCCTGCTCGTGCAGCTGGCGGTGCTGCAGAGCCCCCGCGACGTCTCGTTCCACGTCCTGACCAGCCCCGCCGGGCTGCCCGCGTGGGAGTGGGTCCGCTGGGTGCCGCACGCGCGCGCCGAACCCGGCGGCGGTGCGGGCGTGTTCGTCGGCACGACCAGCCAGACGTGGGCCCGGCGGGTGGGGGAGCTCACCGCCGCCCTGGAGGAACGCCGCCGGGCGCTGGCCGCCGCGGGCCGGGGCGCCGGCCTGGACGCCCCCGACCTCGTCGTCGTCCTCGACGGCGCGCGTCGGCTGCGGGCCCTGCCCGGTGTCGTCACGCTGCTCACCGAGGGCCCCGCGCTGGGGATCCGGGTCGTCTGCTGCGACGAGGACCCCCGGTCCCTGCCCGAGGAGTGCACGGCCGTCGTCGAACCCGGTCCGGACGGGACGCTGGTCGTCCGGCGGCAGCGGCACCCGGCCGTCACGGGGGTGGTCGCCGACGTCCCGGGCCCGGCGTGGGCCCCGCGCATCGCCCGCGCCCTGGCCCCGCTGCGCGACGCCGGCGGCGACGACGGCGGTGCGGCGCTGCCCGCGTCGTCCCGGCTGCTCGACGTCCTGGACCTGGAACCGCCCACGCCGCAGGCCGTCGCGGCCCGCTGGCTGCTGCAGCCGGCCAGCACGACGGCCGTCGTCGGGGAGTCCCTCGACGGGCCGTTCGGCGTCGACCTGCGCGCCGACGGCCCGCACGGCCTCATCGCGGGGACCACCGGGTCGGGCAAGTCCGAGCTGCTGCAGACGATCGTCGCCTCCCTCGCGGTGGCGAACCGGCCCGACGCCATGACGTTCGTCCTGGTCGACTACAAGGGCGGCGCGGCCTTCAAGGACTGCGTCGACCTGCCGCACACGGTCGGCATGGTCACCGACCTCGACACCCACCTGGTCGGGCGGGCGCTGACGTCGCTGGGCGCCGAGCTGCGCCGCCGCGAGCACCTGCTGGCCGCCGTCGGCGCCAAGGACCTGGAGGACCACGACGACCTGCGCCGCGCCGACCCCGCGATCGCGGCCCTGCCGCGGCTGCTCATCGTCATCGACGAGTTCGCCTCCCTGGCCCGCGAGCTGCCCGACTTCGTCACCGGCCTGGTGGACGTCGCCCAGCGGGGGCGCTCTCTGGGGATCCACCTGCTGCTGGCGACCCAGCGCCCCACGGGCGTGGTCAGCGCCGAGATCCGCGCCAACACCAACCTGCGCATCGCGTTGCGGGTCACCGACGCGGGGGAGAGCTCCGACGTCCTCGACGCCCCCGACGCCGCGCGGATCCCCGCGTCCGCACCGGGCCGGGCCTACGTGAAGCTGGGCCACGGCTCGCTCGTGCCGTTCCAGTCCGGCCGCGTCGGCGGCCGCCGCCCGGGGGTGCGCGACGACGCCGAGGTCCCGCCGCCGTGGTCGGCCCCCTGGCCCGGGAGCGACCTGGGGCTGCCCGCCCCGCGCCGGCCGAAGGGGGCCGCCGCGCCCGAGGACGCCTCCCGGACCGACCTGCGGGAGCTCGTCGAGGCGGTCCGCGGCGCCGCGGAGCACCTGCGCGTGCCCGCCCCGCACAGCCCGTGGCTGCCCGCGCTGCCGGACCTGCTGACCACCGCCGCGCTGCCCGGGCCCGAGGGCCCCCTCGCCGCCGCCTTCGGGCTCGTCGACGTCCCCGAGCACCAGCGGCGCGAGCCCCTGCGGTTCGACCTGGACCGCGACGGGCACCTGTACGTCGTCGGGGCCCCGCGCAGCGGCCGCTCCCAGGTGCTGCGGACCCTCGCGGCGGGCCTGGCCGAGCGCACCTCCTCGGCCGACCTGCACCTGTACGGCCTGGACTGCGGCGGGGGCGCCCTCCTGGCGCTCGCGGCCCTGCCGCACACCGGCGCCGTCGTCCAGCGCACCGAGACCGACCGCGCCGTGCGGCTGCTCAGCCGGCTGCGCGAGGAGGTGCTGCGCCGCCAGGGCGAGCTGGGGGCCCTGGGCGTGGCCGACGCCACCGAGCAGCGCGCCGCCGCCCGCGCCGCCGGCCGGGACCCCTGGCCGCACCTGGTCCTGCTGCTGGACCGGTGGGAGGGGTTCCTCGGGGGGCTGGCCGAGCTGGACGCCCAGGCGCCGCTGGACCTGGTCACCGCGCTGCTGCGCGAGGGCGCCGGCGTCGGCGTGCACGTCGTCGTCGCCGGCGACCGGCAGCTGCTGACCGGCCGCACCGGCACGCTGGTGGAGGACAAGCTCCTGCTGCGGCTCACCGACCGCGCCGACGCCGCCCTCGTGGGGCTCAGCGCCCGCCAGGTCCCCGAGCGGATGCCCCGCGGCCGGGTCCTGCTGGCCCGCACCGGCGGGCAGGAGGCGCAGGTCGCGGTGCTGGGCGAGGACCCGTCGGGCCCGGCCCAGGTGGCGGCCCTGGCGGCGCTCGCGGAGCGGTTGCGGGCCCGCGACGCCGGGCTGGCCCGCGCCCGGCGGCCGTTCCGGCTCGACAGCCTGCCCGCGCAGCTGGACTTCGGGCAGGCGATGGCGCTGACGCCGACGGGGTCCGGGCGCCTGGTGGCCCTCGTGGGGGTCGGCGGGGACGACCTGACCGGTCTGGGCCCGGACCTGCTGGCGGGCGCGGGCACGGCGGTCGTGGCGGGCCCGGCCCGCTCGGGCCGCAGCACCGTGCTGCTGACCATGGCCCACGCGCTGCTGGAGCAGGGCGCGCAGCTGGTCGTGGCGGCCCCGCGGCCCTCCCCGCTGCGGGACCTGGCCGGGCGCCCGGGCGTGCGCGCGGTGCTGACGGGGCAGGACCTGACGGTGGCGGAGCTGGAACCGGTGCTGGGGGCGGCCGCGGGCCCGGCCGTCCTCGTCGTCGACGACGCCGAGCTGCTGAGGAACTGCGCCGCCGACGGCTGGCTGGCCGGGTTCGTCTCCCGCGCCGGGCGCGACGGCAGCGGGGTCCTGCTGGCGGGGGAGACCTCCGAGGTGGCGTCGGGGTTCTCCAACTGGCAGGTCCCGTTGCGGCGCAACCGGTGCGGTGTCCTCATCGCCCCGGCCGACGCCCTGGCCGGCGACCTGGTGGGGGTGCGGGTGCCGCGCAGCGCGCTCGGCGCGTCGGCCCAGCCGGGCCGGGTCCTGCTGCACACCGGTGACGGCGAGCTGCGCACGGTCCTCGTCCCCCGGTCGGTAGCCTGA
- the scpB gene encoding SMC-Scp complex subunit ScpB, which yields MSEGEQGEQGPGQDPGRRVRAAVEAVLMVADEPVGTAALARATGEQVDEVDLLLRELAAEYTEQGRGFELREVSGGWRVYSRAEHADVVEAFLLDGQTAKLTQAALETLAIVAYRQPVSRARVSAVRGVSVDGVMRTLLTRGLVCEAGVEATSGATLYRTTDEFLQRMGLDGLEDLPPLAPFLPEELSVEDLGPPEVLAGPFPGAADLSDNGGSEPADGPRSDPAGAQQPAGAQQPAEPQQQEDHS from the coding sequence GTGAGCGAGGGCGAGCAGGGCGAGCAGGGCCCGGGGCAGGACCCCGGCCGCCGGGTGCGGGCCGCCGTCGAGGCGGTCCTCATGGTCGCCGACGAGCCCGTCGGCACCGCGGCGCTGGCCCGGGCGACGGGGGAGCAGGTGGACGAGGTGGACCTGCTGCTGCGCGAGCTGGCCGCCGAGTACACCGAGCAGGGCCGCGGCTTCGAGCTGCGCGAGGTCTCCGGCGGGTGGCGGGTCTACTCCCGCGCCGAGCACGCCGACGTCGTGGAGGCCTTCCTGCTCGACGGGCAGACGGCCAAGCTGACGCAGGCCGCGCTGGAGACGCTGGCGATCGTGGCCTACCGGCAGCCGGTCAGCCGGGCCCGCGTCTCGGCCGTCCGCGGGGTCAGCGTCGACGGCGTGATGCGCACGCTGCTGACCCGCGGGCTGGTGTGCGAGGCCGGGGTCGAGGCGACGTCGGGGGCGACGCTGTACCGCACCACCGACGAGTTCCTGCAGCGGATGGGGCTGGACGGCCTGGAGGACCTGCCGCCGCTGGCGCCGTTCCTGCCCGAGGAGCTGTCGGTGGAGGACCTCGGCCCGCCGGAGGTGCTCGCCGGGCCGTTCCCCGGCGCCGCCGACCTGAGCGACAATGGAGGGTCGGAGCCCGCGGACGGCCCGCGGTCCGACCCCGCTGGAGCCCAGCAGCCCGCCGGAGCCCAGCAGCCCGCAGAACCCCAGCAGCAGGAGGACCACTCATGA
- a CDS encoding LysM peptidoglycan-binding domain-containing protein translates to MSTATPTRTPPRPATRLPRVALTPRARAGEVLRGLLAAALLAAVLLGVPWALVELVGNPLPTSAPTRSWLDAELSTTAVLDVLAVVLWAVWGHFVVCVLAEFRAWAVGARSGTVPFGGANQLLAQRLVAAVLLLAAVAVWVPGTVTVVDAVVVSASTPVATSPGTAGAEAGAARVAPATATPAAAPVAAGEPVTYVVQPPHGRNHDCLWDIAERTLGDPLRYQEIFELNRDRVQADGSRLLDADLIRPGWVLLLPSDAVGPVSAPLADPVTAGPATGPATGPATDPATDPATDPGWSPTATGTTTGTGTGAVERTVDGSAADAGSRAVLSGGLLLAGVLVALRRPGAPAGPGTGPDLAGADPERARFLDDALRRLAAARTASGLPLPEVVAAHLSADELVLHLGTHLDGAAAQPPAPWTVLPGGAWRVRREDLPTGPVGEVPAPFPALVDVAVSGDHEVLLDLESAPGLVAVGGDPGVARDVVTSMAVELATNSWSDGVDVHLVGFGDDLSALSPGNVRSHALLDGVLDLLERHPRPAGDGLLAGRAARTGGTRPVVVAVSGAPTEQQAARLHALTGTGRTPVAVVCVGDVPTATWRFSVTPDGHLDLGVLGLAGTARRLTREQYAPWLAELRAR, encoded by the coding sequence GTGAGCACCGCCACCCCGACGAGGACGCCCCCTCGCCCCGCCACCCGGCTGCCCAGGGTGGCCCTCACCCCGCGCGCCCGGGCCGGGGAGGTCCTGCGCGGGCTGCTGGCCGCGGCGCTGCTGGCCGCGGTCCTGCTGGGGGTCCCGTGGGCCCTGGTGGAACTGGTCGGCAACCCGCTGCCGACCTCGGCGCCGACCCGCAGCTGGCTCGACGCCGAGTTGTCCACGACCGCCGTCCTCGACGTCCTCGCGGTCGTCCTGTGGGCGGTGTGGGGCCACTTCGTCGTGTGCGTCCTGGCCGAGTTCCGCGCCTGGGCCGTCGGGGCCCGGTCGGGGACGGTCCCCTTCGGCGGGGCCAACCAGCTCCTGGCCCAGCGGCTCGTCGCCGCGGTGCTGCTGCTGGCCGCCGTTGCGGTGTGGGTTCCGGGCACGGTCACCGTCGTGGACGCCGTGGTGGTCAGCGCGTCGACCCCCGTGGCCACCAGCCCGGGCACGGCGGGTGCGGAGGCGGGCGCGGCGCGCGTCGCCCCCGCCACGGCCACCCCGGCGGCGGCTCCCGTCGCCGCCGGGGAACCGGTGACGTACGTCGTGCAACCCCCGCACGGCCGCAACCACGACTGCCTGTGGGACATCGCCGAGCGGACCCTGGGGGATCCGCTGCGCTACCAGGAGATCTTCGAGCTGAACCGGGACCGCGTGCAGGCCGACGGGTCGCGGCTGCTGGACGCCGACCTCATCCGCCCCGGCTGGGTGCTGCTGCTGCCGTCCGACGCGGTCGGGCCGGTGTCGGCGCCGCTGGCGGACCCGGTGACCGCCGGCCCCGCCACCGGCCCCGCCACCGGCCCCGCCACCGACCCCGCCACCGACCCCGCCACCGACCCCGGCTGGTCGCCCACCGCTACCGGAACCACCACCGGAACCGGGACCGGCGCCGTCGAGCGGACCGTCGACGGGTCCGCCGCCGACGCGGGTTCGCGCGCCGTCCTCAGCGGCGGGCTGCTGCTGGCGGGCGTCCTGGTCGCCCTGCGCCGGCCCGGCGCACCGGCCGGTCCCGGGACCGGTCCCGACCTCGCCGGGGCCGACCCCGAGCGCGCCCGGTTCCTCGACGACGCGCTGCGCCGGCTGGCGGCCGCCCGCACCGCCTCCGGCCTGCCGCTGCCCGAGGTCGTCGCCGCGCACCTGTCCGCCGACGAGCTCGTCCTGCACCTGGGGACCCACCTGGACGGTGCCGCCGCGCAGCCGCCCGCCCCGTGGACGGTCCTGCCCGGCGGGGCGTGGCGGGTCCGCCGGGAGGACCTGCCGACCGGCCCGGTGGGCGAGGTCCCCGCCCCGTTCCCCGCGCTGGTCGACGTCGCCGTCTCCGGCGACCACGAGGTCCTGCTGGACCTGGAGAGCGCACCGGGTCTCGTGGCGGTCGGGGGGGACCCCGGCGTCGCCCGCGACGTCGTGACCTCGATGGCGGTGGAACTGGCGACGAACTCCTGGTCCGACGGCGTGGACGTCCACCTCGTCGGCTTCGGCGACGACCTGTCCGCGTTGTCCCCCGGGAACGTCCGCTCGCACGCGCTCCTCGACGGCGTCCTCGACCTGCTCGAACGCCACCCCCGGCCGGCCGGGGACGGTCTGCTGGCCGGTCGCGCGGCCCGGACGGGAGGCACCCGGCCCGTCGTGGTCGCCGTCTCCGGCGCGCCCACCGAGCAGCAGGCGGCCCGGCTGCACGCGCTCACCGGCACCGGGCGCACCCCGGTGGCCGTCGTGTGCGTGGGCGACGTGCCGACCGCGACCTGGCGGTTCTCGGTGACCCCCGACGGGCACCTCGACCTCGGCGTGCTCGGTCTGGCCGGGACGGCGCGCCGGCTCACCCGCGAGCAGTACGCGCCGTGGCTGGCGGAACTGCGCGCCCGCTGA
- a CDS encoding segregation/condensation protein A has product MPPSPSETPEAQPSSPGAAPGAAPGAGRGGFAVRLDNFEGPFDLLLGLITKHQLDVTEVSIARVTDDFIAHLRAASRQEEGFDLDEASEFLLIAATLLDLKAARLLPAAEVEDAEDLALLEARDLLFARLLQYRAYKQVAALLADRFADASRRVPRAVALEPHFERLLPELVLTVSPEQFAAVAARALTPKPVPVVDLDHLHASAVSIREQAALVIDRLRRSGSATFAELAADAGEGELGTLVVVARFLAVLELFRERRVRLEQQEALGELTVRWDAQAEAERGGDGRDGVAVPAGVDEFDGPAEGAR; this is encoded by the coding sequence GTGCCGCCCAGCCCCTCCGAGACCCCCGAGGCGCAGCCGTCCTCCCCGGGGGCCGCGCCGGGGGCGGCGCCGGGAGCCGGCCGCGGGGGTTTCGCGGTGCGGCTGGACAACTTCGAGGGCCCCTTCGACCTGCTGCTGGGCCTGATCACCAAGCACCAGCTCGACGTCACCGAGGTCTCGATCGCCCGGGTCACCGACGACTTCATCGCCCACCTGCGGGCGGCCTCGCGGCAGGAGGAGGGTTTCGACCTCGACGAGGCCAGCGAGTTCCTGCTCATCGCGGCGACCCTGCTCGACCTCAAGGCCGCCCGGCTGCTGCCGGCCGCCGAGGTCGAGGACGCCGAGGACCTCGCGCTGCTGGAGGCGCGGGACCTGCTGTTCGCCCGGCTGCTGCAGTACCGCGCGTACAAGCAGGTGGCGGCGCTGCTGGCGGACCGGTTCGCCGACGCCTCGCGCCGGGTGCCGCGGGCCGTGGCCCTGGAACCGCACTTCGAGCGGTTGCTGCCCGAACTCGTGCTGACGGTCTCCCCGGAGCAGTTCGCCGCCGTCGCCGCCCGCGCGCTGACGCCCAAACCGGTGCCCGTCGTGGACCTGGACCACCTGCACGCCAGTGCGGTCAGCATCCGCGAGCAGGCCGCTCTCGTCATCGACCGCCTGCGCCGCAGCGGGTCCGCGACGTTCGCCGAGCTGGCCGCCGACGCCGGGGAGGGCGAGCTCGGCACCCTCGTCGTCGTCGCCCGGTTCCTCGCGGTGCTGGAGCTGTTCCGCGAGCGGCGGGTCCGGCTGGAGCAGCAGGAGGCGCTGGGGGAACTGACCGTGCGCTGGGACGCGCAGGCCGAGGCCGAGCGCGGTGGGGACGGCCGGGACGGGGTCGCCGTGCCGGCCGGGGTGGACGAGTTCGACGGACCGGCGGAGGGAGCACGGTGA